A stretch of Branchiostoma lanceolatum isolate klBraLanc5 chromosome 14, klBraLanc5.hap2, whole genome shotgun sequence DNA encodes these proteins:
- the LOC136449080 gene encoding uncharacterized protein isoform X1 has product MSIPSEFKSHPTPASNGQVTVSTTTPVQSLMRERESNERSSQTTRDVLLRCLDAIINGVVIAPLVVSYFRGTWNLINTYLLPENFGLSATVSLVIGLAITLPINLFQEGLASLFAERRVLFNIVYRLYIYIYGFAVVNQFRGVWYLLDHLTGVNSLSAALCVGGSLLVFVPLRAVSNIAGSPMITNVDTLEQPFRVTTRFGVKPGKTWRFVGDAVLTVVVIISTVIITWRGAWQLLDFFIFPSELTRSTWTSLGIGYAVYITLFVLESPTSCFVRRMKSFYVGMGVEMVFSFVSGMGSVAVWRGLWLMYDVYVLPDRPVTSFWVTHGVGIGGLFAMLAGRSALVTGCGVDGREDGSGVRLGRYLEQVCPKQVQKLISKEHSSPGSASPENVQFQETRL; this is encoded by the exons ATGTCCATCCCTAGCGAGTTCAAGTCGCATCCTACCCCTGCGAGCAATGGTCAAGTCACTGTATCCACTACAACTCCCGTACAATCGCTGATGCGAGAAAGAGAAAGCAACGAGCGAAGTAGTCAAACCACCAGAGACGTTCTCCTACGTTGTCTTGACGCCATTATTAATGGCGTTGTCATCGCTCCTTTAGTCGTATCGTACTTCCGTGGAACCTGGAACCTCATCAACACGTACCTTCTACCGGAGAACTTCGGCCTGAGCGCTACCGTGTCGCTTGTGATCGGGCTCGCCATTACTCTTCCTATCAACCTATTCCAGGAAGGATTGGCATCACTCTTTGCTGAACGAAGAGTTCTCTTCAACATCGTATACAGGTTGTACATATACATCTACGGCTTCGCGGTGGTAAACCAGTTCAGAGGCGTTTGGTATTTGCTGGATCACCTCACTGGAGTGAACAGCCTCTCCGCAGCCTTGTGTGTCGGAGGTTCCCTCTTGGTCTTCGTCCCTCTTCGTGCCGTCAGTAACATCGCTGGGTCTCCGATGATCACTAATGTCGACACTCTCGAACAACCCTTTCGGGTAACCACCCGTTTTGGAGTCAAACCGGGCAAAACGTGGAGGTTCGTCGGTGACGCAGTCCTGACCGTGGTGGTGATTATTTCCACGGTGATAATCACTTGGCGTGGAGCTTGGCAACTGTTGGACTTCTTCATCTTTCCATCCGAACTGACTCGTTCTACATGGACTTCTTTAGGCATTGGATACGCCGTCTATATAACTCTCTTTGTTTTAGAATCACCGACGTCCTGTTTTGTAAGGAGAATGAAGAGTTTTTACGTTGGCATGGGAGTGGAGATGGTTTTCAGCTTCGTCAGTGGGATGGGGAGTGTGGCGGTGTGGCGCGGACTGTGGTTGATGTACGATGTTTACGTCTTACCCGACAGAcctgtcacaagcttctgggtGACGCACGGGGTCGGGATCGGAGGTTTGTTCGCCATGCTGGCGGGCAGGAGCGCGCTGGTCACCGGGTGTGGGGTGGACGGGAGGGAGGACGGCAGCGGAGTAAGGCTGGGCCGCTACCTCGAGCAGGTCTGTCCCAAACAG GTGCAAAAGCTCATTTCCAAGGAACATTCCAGCCCGGGGTCAGCTAGTCCAGAAAATGTCCAATTTCAAGAAACTCGGCTGTAA
- the LOC136449080 gene encoding uncharacterized protein isoform X2 encodes MSIPSEFKSHPTPASNGQVTVSTTTPVQSLMRERESNERSSQTTRDVLLRCLDAIINGVVIAPLVVSYFRGTWNLINTYLLPENFGLSATVSLVIGLAITLPINLFQEGLASLFAERRVLFNIVYRLYIYIYGFAVVNQFRGVWYLLDHLTGVNSLSAALCVGGSLLVFVPLRAVSNIAGSPMITNVDTLEQPFRVTTRFGVKPGKTWRFVGDAVLTVVVIISTVIITWRGAWQLLDFFIFPSELTRSTWTSLGIGYAVYITLFVLESPTSCFVRRMKSFYVGMGVEMVFSFVSGMGSVAVWRGLWLMYDVYVLPDRPVTSFWVTHGVGIGGLFAMLAGRSALVTGCGVDGREDGSGVRLGRYLEQVQKLISKEHSSPGSASPENVQFQETRL; translated from the exons ATGTCCATCCCTAGCGAGTTCAAGTCGCATCCTACCCCTGCGAGCAATGGTCAAGTCACTGTATCCACTACAACTCCCGTACAATCGCTGATGCGAGAAAGAGAAAGCAACGAGCGAAGTAGTCAAACCACCAGAGACGTTCTCCTACGTTGTCTTGACGCCATTATTAATGGCGTTGTCATCGCTCCTTTAGTCGTATCGTACTTCCGTGGAACCTGGAACCTCATCAACACGTACCTTCTACCGGAGAACTTCGGCCTGAGCGCTACCGTGTCGCTTGTGATCGGGCTCGCCATTACTCTTCCTATCAACCTATTCCAGGAAGGATTGGCATCACTCTTTGCTGAACGAAGAGTTCTCTTCAACATCGTATACAGGTTGTACATATACATCTACGGCTTCGCGGTGGTAAACCAGTTCAGAGGCGTTTGGTATTTGCTGGATCACCTCACTGGAGTGAACAGCCTCTCCGCAGCCTTGTGTGTCGGAGGTTCCCTCTTGGTCTTCGTCCCTCTTCGTGCCGTCAGTAACATCGCTGGGTCTCCGATGATCACTAATGTCGACACTCTCGAACAACCCTTTCGGGTAACCACCCGTTTTGGAGTCAAACCGGGCAAAACGTGGAGGTTCGTCGGTGACGCAGTCCTGACCGTGGTGGTGATTATTTCCACGGTGATAATCACTTGGCGTGGAGCTTGGCAACTGTTGGACTTCTTCATCTTTCCATCCGAACTGACTCGTTCTACATGGACTTCTTTAGGCATTGGATACGCCGTCTATATAACTCTCTTTGTTTTAGAATCACCGACGTCCTGTTTTGTAAGGAGAATGAAGAGTTTTTACGTTGGCATGGGAGTGGAGATGGTTTTCAGCTTCGTCAGTGGGATGGGGAGTGTGGCGGTGTGGCGCGGACTGTGGTTGATGTACGATGTTTACGTCTTACCCGACAGAcctgtcacaagcttctgggtGACGCACGGGGTCGGGATCGGAGGTTTGTTCGCCATGCTGGCGGGCAGGAGCGCGCTGGTCACCGGGTGTGGGGTGGACGGGAGGGAGGACGGCAGCGGAGTAAGGCTGGGCCGCTACCTCGAGCAG GTGCAAAAGCTCATTTCCAAGGAACATTCCAGCCCGGGGTCAGCTAGTCCAGAAAATGTCCAATTTCAAGAAACTCGGCTGTAA
- the LOC136449079 gene encoding uncharacterized protein codes for MFVFCCLKQTSRDIQSPLCAMDGATCVDSTSHLHENQEDHTSSENVVYSLLSEQSSNVYYQRDQTTRDSYVSSHRLWYIKHREDIVRWLDFLVIVLLIGPLTVVYWRGTWSLMNVYLFPNNDVISAWTSFAIGTSVVLMLNFGQRGLENRFTRQSVVFHVLLRVYIYVFGFSVVNHWRGCWYILDVHTNMTVLSAIISVVVPVPILLALRACGNLVAAPGVVLVDICGTPFRLGTRFAAEVSFSRTFIGDVVLTVVFIGSLIVASWRGVWLLFDIFLFPTDQERSAWSSVAIGYGTLILLALLETPASGLLQKTRRRFARTVLEDVFKIAVWVGVLSVWRGFWLVCDSYILPDNPVQSYWITHGVGIGGLFLLQAGRSVLVAGCVVDGEAVDGSGVRMGRYLEQICPKLVRPSTEQVSNQRNHSDGGQQTTLPPQDVVQYETNL; via the exons ATGTTCGTTTTCTGTTGCCTCAAACAAACATCCAGGGATATACAGTCACCACTGTGTGCCATGGACGGAGCAACGTGTGTGGATAGTACTAGTCATCTTCATGAAAATCAGGAGGATCACACTTCTTCAGAAAACGTTGTATACAGCTTGCTTTCTGAGCAGTCTTCTAATGTCTATTACCAAAGGGACCAAACTACACGGGACTCATATGTCAGCTCGCACCGCCTCTGGTACATCAAGCATCGGGAAGACATTGTACGTTGGCTGGACTTCTTAGTCATAGTGCTGCTGATAGGCCCACTGACTGTGGTATACTGGCGTGGAACTTGGTCTCTCATGAATGTTTACTTATTTCCAAACAACGATGTGATCAGCGCGTGGACATCCTTTGCTATCGGCACGTCGGTGGTTTTGATGCTGAATTTTGGGCAAAGAGGTTTAGAGAACAGGTTTACAAGACAGAGCGTTGTGTTTCACGTTCTACTTAGagtttatatttatgttttcGGATTTTCTGTTGTTAACCACTGGAGGGGGTGTTGGTATATTCTTGATGTACATACAAATATGACAGTGTTAAGTGCTATAATTTCTGTGGTTGTGCCCGTTCCAATTCTTTTGGCTCTCCGCGCATGTGGAAACCTTGTTGCGGCTCCTGGGGTTGTCCTTGTGGACATTTGCGGCACACCATTCAGACTAGGAACCCGATTTGCGGCAGAGGTATCGTTTTCGCGGACGTTCATCGGTGACGTTGTTCTGACCGTGGTTTTCATTGGTTCACTCATTGTGGCCTCCTGGCGAGGTGTGTGGCTACTTTTTGACATCTTCCTCTTTCCGACTGACCAAGAAAGATCAGCATGGTCGTCAGTTGCAATCGGTTACGGGACGCTCATTCTTCTTGCCCTTCTCGAAACGCCTGCATCCGGACTTCTCCAGAAGACCAGGAGACGTTTTGCCCGTACAGTGCTGGAAGATGTGTTCAAAATTGCGGTGTGGGTTGGGGTGTTATCTGTATGGAGAGGGTTTTGGCTGGTGTGTGACAGCTACATTTTGCCGGACAACCCTGTACAAAGCTACTGGATCACGCACGGGGTCGGGATCGGAGGGTTGTTCCTCCTTCAGGCGGGGCGGAGCGTCCTGGTGGCCGGGTGTGTGGTGGACGGTGAGGCGGTGGACGGGAGTGGTGTGAGGATGGGCAGGTACCTGGAACAGATCTGTCCCAAACTG GTGCGTCCATCTACGGAGCAGGTGTCCAACCAACGTAACCATAGTGACGGGGGACAACAAACAACGCTACCGCCACAAGATGTCGTACAATACGAGACAAACTTGTAA